The DNA sequence ctgtaaaccttaggacactagtttactacttataggatctttttgacattgtatccgtaccttatgacctcataacattttgtacacgttctttccacagtatgagcctctaaaccccatggttgggggtgaggagctctgctgtgtcttgatggattaatgcaattactactgtttcctattcaatcatgcttgtttccattctaagataacacttgttcttaatccggatgaatgtgatgatccgtgacaatcatcatcattctcaaccatgaacacgtgcctgacaaccacctctgttctatcttagattgagtagttatctcttgggttctttaatcggaatcttcgtggtataggcaggacctgatggcagcgttcaagagaatccggaaggcctaaaccttgtctgtggtattctgagtaggattcaatgattgaatgactgtgacgtgcttcaaacctgtaacctactgggcgttagtgacagacgcaaaagagtgattctatttcggtaggggagggaaccaaaccggtgattggcagcactgtgacagagtgtgtgcattagctttcactgcgcggatgggaggtagctgctgacaacagtgagaccctacacgagcttgccatggaaggagacatgcgtgtttgatgaagaagatagtaggaaagcagagattcggaagatggagcatctccaaacctcaacccattctccattactgcagtacaagtaaccattacatgttcttttgcttcttacaatcaatcctgataatttctgatatcctgactaagatttacaagataaccatagcttgcttcaagccgacaatctccgtgggatcgacccttgctcacgcaaggtattacttggacgacccagtgcacttgctggttagttgtgcgggattgcaaaagtgttattgcaatttcgtgcaccaaatagCGACATGAACTAAATGTCCTGTCCAAGCCAAGGAACTGACTCCGAATAGTCCTGACAAATGATGATTAAGATGGGATTCAGCATTTTTAAACCAAGAAACGCTCGGTTTCCATTTCGGTTGTAGGTGTAACCACCCCGCTTGGCTGAaagaaataatagaaaaagagcTCCAGTATAAAGATCCCCATTAGTACGTAAATTGATTGTATACCACCACTGATAAACACCAGAATAGGCAATATTCACTGGACCAAGAGCACCCCCACGAGCAAAAGCTTCTACAGCCAGTTGACCAAAATAAGGATCCCAAATTGCATGAGCAATAGGTCTTACATGTAAAGGATCCTGTACCCATGTCTCAAAATTTTCCTGCCAAGCTACATGAAACAGATTCCCGGAAGTCCACAGAAAAATTATTGCTAATTGTCCGAAATGCGAagcaaaaatattttgataaagaCGTTTCTCAGTAATATCATCATGACTTTCGAAGTCATGTGCGGTAGCAATACCAAACCAAATACGACGAGTAGTGGGGTCCTGAGCTAAACCTTGGCTAATCCTTGGAAATCTTAATGCCATAATGATTTTCAAATCCTCCTAGCCATTATCCTACTGTAATAATTCTTGCTAAGAAGAATACCCATGTTGTGGCAATTCCACCGAGAAGGTAATGGGTTACTCCTACAGCACGTCCCTGTACAATACTCAAGGCTCTAGGCTGAGTAGCAGgagcaatatatatatatataaaagagtgccaaaaacaggaatatcaaaaCTCAACATCCGGTTGCGAAAATAACCGGTctgagcatagcaatatatacatgtaattaaaataagaaaccCCAAGGAAACTGATAAACCCCCTTTGTAGGATTTATCTTGTGCCtaatttaggagattttatgaccttttacccacatttattcaatgaaaagggctagggaagaatcaaaggagtgagaggaaagcatacaaagtggaaaaatcatgaaaaagCCAAAGATTTGAGAAACaacatccacgcgcacgcgcacggtatgcgcacgcgtggattgcGAAATCttcagggacgcgcacgcgcgctGTGTGTGTACACACCGATGGCCGCACATGATTTTTAATAGAAAACGTGACCAGCGACTTCTGAGAGCTGTGGGGCTCAAattgcaaccaactttggcaccaaaatACATTTAAAGGACCAAAGATTGAAGGGATTCACTCAACTTAGCATCATTTACACACATTAGGATttgtttagatgtagttttaggagagaagctggtggacgaaattgtgatcacattatatgtttcttggattttgaatgaaagcttatttatggcactggttgaattcacaactccgttcaactaaccagcaagtgtactgggtcgtccaagtaataaccttacgtgagtaagggtcgaatccacagagattgttggtatgaagcaagctatggtcaccttgtagatctcagttaggcggattaaacatgatacttaattagattcaaataataaaatagataaaataaaagggatagaatacttatgcagattcattggtgggaatttcagataagcggaatggagatgttgtagagctctcggacgcctgccttcctattgcttccattcaatccttcttactcctttccatggcaagctttgtgtagggcatcaccgttgtcagtggctacatcccatcctcgcagtgaaagctaatgctcacgcactctgtcacagtacggccaatcaccagttggttccctcccctactggaatagaatccctcttttgcgtctgtcacgaacgcccagcaggttacaggtttgaagctcgtcacagtcatccaatcctagaatcctactcggaatgccatagacaaggtttagactttccggatcctcatgaatgccgccatctatctaacttataccacgaagattctgttggggaatctaagagatacacattcaagccttgttgcatgtagaacggaagtggttgtcaatcacgtgtgtTCGtaggtgagaataataatgagggttatctaactcatcatcattcatcatgttcttgagtacgaatgaatatcttggaataagaataagatagagaattgaataagagaaaatagaacttcattaatctttgaggtacagcagagctccacacccttaatctatggtgtgcagaaactccaccgttgaaaatacataagtaaaaggttcaggcatggccgagaggccagcccccaaaacgtgatcactagatcaaaatacaatccaggatgtctaatacaatagatagatgtcctatatatactagactagctactagggtttacatgagtaagtaattgatgcataaatccacttccggggcccacttggtgtgtgtttgggctgagcttgatcaatacacgagcagaggcttcttttggagttgaatttcgagttatgatgtgctttgggcgttcaactccggatcatgacgtttttctggcgtttaactccagaaaggagcgtgtacttggcgttcaacgccaagttgcgtcgtcattcttcgaataaagtatggactattatatattgctggaaagccctggatgtctactttccaacgccgttgagagcgcgccaattggaggtctgtagctccagaaaatccatttcgagtgcagggaggtcagattccaacagcatcagcagtccttttgtcagcctttttcagagttttgctcaaatccctcaatttcagtcagaatttacctgaaatcacagaaaaacacacaaactcatagtaaagtccagaaatgtgaatttaacataaaaactaaggaaaacatccctaaaagtagctcaaacttactaaaaactatataaaaacaatgccaaaaagcgtataaattatccgctcatcacaacaccaaacttaaattgttgcttgtccccaagcaactgaaaatcaaataggataaaaagaagagaatatactataaagtccaaaatatcaatgaatattaatttaattacatgagcgggacttgtagctttttgcttctgaacagttttggcatctcactttttccttgtagtttagaggtattggcgtctctgggggaacttagaatttgggatagtgttattgactttcttagtgaagcatgttgattcttgaacacagctacttatgagtcttggctgtggccctaagcactttgtcttccagtattaccaccggatacacaaatgccacagacacataactgggtgaaccttttcagattgtgacttagctttgctaaagtccccagttagtggtgtccagagctcttaagcacactctttagctttagatcacgactttaaccattcagtctcaagcttttcacttggaccttcatgacacaagcacatggttagggacagcttgacttagccgcttaggcctggatttattttccttgggccctcctatccagtgatgctcaaagccttggatccttgctttaaaattttcgcccttctctttctctctctcttttttttttttgctgctttttcttgcttcaagaatcaatttcatgatttttcagatcatcaataacatttctctttgttcatcattctttcaagaaccaacaattttaaacactcataaacaacaagatcaaaagacatatgcactgttcattcattcattcagaaaacaaaagcattgtcaccacattaccataattaaactaaattcaataataatttcgaaaattatgtatttcttgttcttttgaattaaaacatttttcttttaagagaggtgaaggattaatggaatttatttatagctttaaggcatggttacatgatcataaagacacaaaacatagataaacacaataattaaaaaccgaaaacagaaagaaataaagaacaaggaatgaatccacctctagtggcgtcttcttcttgaaggaccaatgatgttcttcaactcttctatgtcccttccttgcctttgttgctcctccctcattgctctttgatcttctcttatttcttggagagtgagggcgtgttcatggtgttccacccttagttgttccacattatggctcaaatcttccaaggaggtattaagttgctcccaatagttgttgggaggaaagtgcatttgaggcatttgttgatggtgaacttcctcttgttctccttgagggccgtgaggaacttcccttgtttgctccatccttttcttggtgatgggcttgtcttcttcaatggagacatcttcATCTATGctaactccggctgaataacatagatggcatatgaggtgagggaaggctagccgtgccatgtatgaaggcttgtcagctattttgtagagttcattggatatgacttcatgaacctctacttcctctccaatcatgatgctatgaatcatgatggcccgatccacagtaacttcagatcggttgtttgtagggatgatggatctttggatgaactccaaccatcctctagctacaggcttgaggtccagtcttcttagttggaccggtttgcctttggagtctactctccattgggcaccttccacacaaatgtccattaggacttggtccaacctttgatcaaagttgacccttctagtgtaggggtgttcatcaccttgcatcataggtaaatgaaacgccaacctcacattatccggactaaaatccaagtatttccccctaaccattgtgagataattctttggattcgggttcatactttgatcatggtttctagtgatccatgcattggcatagaactcttgaaccattaaaattccaacttgttgtatggggttggctatgacttcccaacctcttctttgaatttcaagtcggatttccggatactcattcttcttgagtttgaaagggacctcatggatcactttcttctttgccacaacatcatagaagtggtcttggtggctcttggagatgaatctctccttctcccatgactcggaagtggaagcttttgccttctcttttccttttcttgaggaaactccggccttgggtgccattgatggtgaatgaaaaataaaaagcttaggctttttaccacaccaaactaaaagtttgctcgccctcgagcaaaaaaagaaaagaagagtagaagaagaagagaatattggaagggagggagaagagagggttcggctatatgagagaagaaggtgtttgtgttgtgtgaaaatgatgaagaatggaagggtatttacagggaggggggagggtataggttcggccaatttgggtgggaatgggtgggaaattgaatttgaaagtagtgggggtaggtggggtgtatggggaagaggaggttgat is a window from the Arachis stenosperma cultivar V10309 chromosome 3, arast.V10309.gnm1.PFL2, whole genome shotgun sequence genome containing:
- the LOC130966725 gene encoding photosystem I P700 chlorophyll a apoprotein A2-like, with the translated sequence MALRFPRISQGLAQDPTTRRIWFGIATAHDFESHDDITEKRLYQNIFASHFGQLAIIFLWTSGNLFHVAWQENFETWVQDPLHVRPIAHAIWDPYFGQLAVEAFARGGALGPVNIAYSGVYQWWYTINLRTNGDLYTGALFLLFLSAKRGGYTYNRNGNRAFLGLKMLNPILIIICQDYSESVPWLGQDI